One genomic region from Amycolatopsis sp. FBCC-B4732 encodes:
- the metH gene encoding methionine synthase: MSDRLSSPFLEVLGSRVLVADGAMGTALQAHDLSLDDFGGLEGCNEILNVTRPDVVRSVHRGYLEAGADAVETNTFGANFANFAEYDITGRIFELAEAGARLAREAADEFATPDRPRFVLGSVGPGTKLPTLGHAPFTTLRDAYQEQVRGLLAGGVDAVIVETTQDILQTKASIIGAKRAMAADGRRVPVLASITVETTGTMLLGTEVGAALAALEPLGIDVIGLNCATGPAEMSEHLRQLAKHARVPLSVMPNAGLPELGPDGAVYPLGPEALVEALTGFVREFGVGLVGGCCGTTDEHIRQLAAAVADTAPVPRRPRPEPGVSSLYQAVPFKQDASVLMIGERTNANGSKAFRTAMLEGRWDDCVEIAREQTRDGAHLLDLCVDYVGRDGTADMAELAGRLATASTLPIMLDSTEVPVLRAGLQRLGGRGAVNSVNYEDGAGPESRFTKVMELVSEYGAAVVALTIDEEGQARTARKKADIATRLIEDITGNWGLRTSDIIVDALTFTIATGQEESRRDGAETIEAIREIKRRHPEVQTTLGLSNISFGLNPAARQVLNSVFLHECVQAGLDTAIVHASKILPMARIPDDRRAVALDLIHDRRREGYDPLQELMALFEGVSAASSKASRAEELAALPLFERLERRIVDGERNGLADDLDAALEQRPALQIINDTLLSGMKTVGELFGSGQMQLPFVLQSAEVMKAAVAHLEPHMEKEDDDAGKGRIVLATVRGDVHDIGKNLVDIILSNNGYEVVNLGIKQPITTILDAAEEQGADAIGMSGLLVKSTVIMKENLQEMNSRGVSARWPVLLGGAALTRSYVENDLTELYLGDVRYARDAFEGLRLMDAIMAAKRGESPLVDTGAEQKRVERKERRERSLRIAEARKARKAEEEALEGPPPERSDVATDVPLPVPPFWGSRVVKGIALADYAAMLDERATFMGQWGLKGARGGAGPTYDELVESEGRPRLRYWLDRLTADGVLATAAVVYGYFPCVAEGDDLVVLTEPEPDAPERLRFTFPRQRRDRRLCLADFYRPREAGEVDVVPFTVVTMGQPIADYANELFAANAYRDYLEVHGLGVQLTEALAEYWHCRIRGELTLPGGVAVASDDPDDVEDFFKLGYRGARFSLGYGACPDLEDRAKIVALLEPGRIGVKLSEEYQLHPEQSTDAIVCHHPEAKYFNT; this comes from the coding sequence ATGTCCGACCGCCTGTCGTCGCCGTTTCTCGAAGTCCTGGGCTCGCGCGTCCTGGTGGCCGACGGGGCGATGGGTACTGCGCTGCAGGCCCACGACCTGAGCCTGGACGACTTCGGTGGGCTGGAAGGCTGCAACGAGATCCTCAACGTCACCCGGCCGGACGTCGTCCGGTCCGTGCACCGCGGCTACCTCGAAGCGGGTGCGGACGCGGTCGAGACCAACACTTTCGGGGCGAATTTCGCCAACTTCGCCGAATACGACATCACCGGCCGGATCTTCGAGCTGGCCGAAGCCGGCGCCCGGCTGGCTCGGGAGGCCGCGGACGAGTTCGCGACGCCGGATCGCCCGCGGTTCGTGCTCGGCTCGGTCGGCCCCGGCACGAAGCTCCCGACACTCGGCCACGCGCCGTTCACCACCCTGCGGGACGCCTACCAGGAGCAGGTCCGCGGCCTGCTGGCCGGCGGCGTGGACGCGGTGATCGTCGAGACCACCCAGGACATCCTCCAGACGAAGGCGTCGATCATCGGCGCGAAGCGGGCGATGGCCGCCGACGGCCGACGGGTGCCGGTCCTCGCTTCGATCACCGTCGAAACGACCGGGACCATGCTGCTCGGCACCGAGGTCGGTGCGGCACTGGCCGCGCTCGAGCCGCTCGGCATCGACGTCATCGGGCTCAACTGCGCCACCGGCCCGGCCGAGATGAGCGAGCACCTGCGGCAGCTGGCCAAGCACGCGCGGGTGCCGCTGTCGGTGATGCCCAACGCCGGCCTGCCCGAGCTCGGCCCGGACGGCGCCGTCTACCCGCTCGGCCCGGAAGCGCTGGTCGAGGCGCTGACCGGGTTCGTCCGCGAGTTCGGCGTCGGCCTGGTCGGCGGCTGCTGCGGGACGACCGACGAGCACATCCGGCAGCTCGCGGCCGCGGTCGCGGACACCGCGCCGGTGCCGCGGCGGCCGCGGCCCGAGCCCGGCGTGTCGTCGCTGTACCAGGCGGTGCCGTTCAAGCAGGACGCCAGCGTGCTGATGATCGGCGAGCGGACCAACGCCAACGGCTCGAAGGCGTTCCGCACCGCGATGCTCGAGGGCCGCTGGGACGACTGCGTCGAGATCGCCCGCGAGCAGACCCGCGACGGCGCCCACCTGCTCGACCTCTGCGTCGACTACGTCGGGCGCGACGGCACCGCCGACATGGCCGAGCTCGCCGGGCGGCTCGCCACCGCGTCGACGCTGCCGATCATGCTCGACTCCACCGAGGTCCCGGTGCTGCGCGCCGGGCTGCAGCGGCTCGGCGGCCGCGGCGCGGTCAACTCCGTCAACTACGAGGACGGCGCCGGGCCGGAGTCGCGGTTCACGAAGGTCATGGAGCTGGTCAGCGAGTACGGCGCCGCCGTCGTCGCCCTGACCATCGACGAAGAAGGCCAGGCGCGGACCGCGCGGAAGAAGGCCGACATCGCGACCCGGCTGATCGAGGACATCACCGGGAACTGGGGGCTGCGCACCTCCGACATCATCGTCGACGCCCTCACGTTCACCATCGCCACCGGACAGGAGGAATCGCGCCGCGACGGGGCCGAGACGATCGAAGCGATCCGCGAGATCAAGCGACGCCACCCCGAGGTCCAGACCACGCTCGGCCTGTCCAACATCTCCTTCGGGCTCAACCCCGCCGCGCGGCAGGTGCTGAACTCGGTCTTCCTGCACGAGTGCGTACAGGCGGGGCTGGACACCGCGATCGTGCACGCGTCGAAGATCCTCCCGATGGCGCGGATCCCGGACGACCGCCGCGCGGTCGCCCTCGACCTGATCCACGACCGCCGCCGCGAGGGCTACGACCCGCTGCAGGAGCTGATGGCCCTGTTCGAGGGCGTGAGCGCGGCGTCGTCGAAGGCGTCGCGCGCCGAGGAACTGGCCGCGCTGCCGCTGTTCGAACGCCTGGAACGCCGGATCGTCGACGGCGAGCGCAACGGCCTGGCCGACGACCTCGACGCGGCGCTGGAACAGCGGCCCGCCCTGCAGATCATCAACGACACCCTGCTGTCGGGCATGAAGACCGTCGGCGAGCTGTTCGGGTCCGGGCAGATGCAGCTGCCGTTCGTGCTGCAGTCCGCCGAGGTGATGAAGGCGGCCGTCGCGCACCTCGAGCCGCACATGGAGAAGGAGGACGACGACGCCGGCAAGGGGCGGATCGTGCTGGCCACCGTCCGCGGCGACGTGCACGACATCGGCAAGAACCTCGTCGACATCATCCTGTCCAACAACGGCTACGAGGTCGTCAACCTCGGCATCAAGCAGCCGATCACGACCATCCTGGACGCGGCCGAGGAGCAGGGCGCCGACGCGATCGGGATGTCCGGGCTGCTGGTGAAGTCGACCGTGATCATGAAGGAGAACCTCCAGGAGATGAACTCCCGGGGCGTCTCCGCGCGCTGGCCGGTGCTGCTCGGCGGCGCCGCGCTCACCCGGTCGTACGTGGAGAACGACCTCACGGAGCTCTACCTCGGCGACGTCCGCTACGCGCGGGACGCGTTCGAGGGCCTGCGGCTGATGGACGCGATCATGGCCGCCAAGCGCGGGGAATCGCCGCTGGTGGACACCGGCGCCGAGCAGAAGCGCGTGGAGCGCAAGGAACGGCGTGAGCGCTCCCTGCGGATCGCCGAAGCGCGCAAGGCCCGCAAAGCCGAGGAGGAAGCGCTCGAAGGCCCGCCGCCGGAGCGGTCGGACGTCGCCACCGACGTCCCGCTGCCAGTGCCGCCGTTCTGGGGTTCGCGCGTGGTCAAGGGCATCGCGCTCGCCGACTACGCCGCGATGCTCGACGAACGCGCGACCTTCATGGGGCAGTGGGGGCTCAAGGGCGCCCGCGGCGGCGCCGGGCCGACGTACGACGAGCTCGTCGAGTCCGAAGGACGGCCGCGGCTGCGGTACTGGCTCGACCGGCTGACCGCCGACGGCGTCCTGGCCACCGCGGCCGTCGTCTACGGCTACTTCCCGTGCGTCGCCGAGGGCGACGACCTGGTCGTGCTCACCGAGCCCGAGCCGGACGCGCCCGAGCGGCTGCGGTTCACCTTCCCGCGCCAGCGCCGCGACCGGCGGCTCTGTCTGGCCGACTTCTACCGGCCGCGGGAGGCGGGCGAAGTCGACGTCGTGCCGTTCACCGTCGTGACCATGGGCCAGCCGATCGCGGATTACGCGAACGAGCTGTTCGCCGCGAACGCCTACCGCGACTACCTGGAGGTGCACGGCCTCGGCGTCCAGCTCACCGAGGCACTGGCCGAGTACTGGCACTGCCGCATCCGGGGCGAGCTGACTCTCCCCGGCGGTGTGGCGGTCGCCTCAGACGACCCCGACGACGTCGAGGACTTCTTCAAGCTCGGCTACCGTGGAGCGAGGTTCTCCCTGGGCTATGGCGCCTGTCCCGATCTCGAGGACCGGGCGAAGATCGTCGCGCTCCTCGAGCCGGGCCGCATCGGCGTCAAGCTGTCCGAGGAGTACCAGCTGCACCCCGAGCAGTCGACCGACGCGATCGTCTGCCACCACCCGGAAGCGAAGTACTTCAACACCTGA
- a CDS encoding ParA family protein: protein MQITSVVNQKGGVGKTSLSVGTAAALAERGRRVLLVDLDPQGHATTEMLGLAEVPPDRPSLAKALAKTWKGAIEDLVVPHPRSNLGKGGALDVVPTSPGMFDLIRRLDSFRVPGWQLARVIQFANYDHCIIDCPPALDVLTNNALAASHGILVPVQPDKTSIRALRLLADQVRYVEQTVGRQPLSWFGLVPSLYRRPISHYAAAALQEMYEFGIPMLSHLPLGVVMNEAAAHGVPVTTYAPETLQALSFREIAGTLDSYLAQNQAPAVVPADEEFVFEDFISEVAVARNVNDNGVRKGLYDLLPKKPNRPRS from the coding sequence ATGCAGATCACCTCGGTGGTCAACCAGAAAGGCGGGGTCGGCAAGACCTCTCTGAGCGTCGGCACCGCGGCGGCGCTGGCCGAGCGGGGCCGGCGGGTGCTGCTGGTCGACCTCGACCCGCAGGGCCACGCGACGACCGAGATGCTCGGGCTGGCCGAGGTGCCACCGGACCGGCCGAGCCTGGCGAAGGCGCTGGCCAAGACCTGGAAGGGCGCGATCGAGGACCTGGTGGTCCCGCACCCGCGCAGCAACCTCGGCAAGGGCGGCGCGCTCGACGTCGTGCCGACGTCACCGGGGATGTTCGACCTGATCCGGCGGCTCGACTCGTTCCGCGTACCCGGCTGGCAGCTCGCGCGGGTCATCCAGTTCGCCAACTACGACCACTGCATCATCGACTGCCCGCCGGCGCTCGACGTGCTGACGAACAACGCGCTGGCGGCGTCGCACGGCATCCTCGTGCCGGTGCAGCCGGACAAGACGAGCATCCGCGCACTGCGGCTGCTGGCCGACCAGGTCCGGTACGTCGAGCAGACCGTCGGGCGGCAGCCGCTGTCGTGGTTCGGGCTGGTGCCGAGCCTCTACCGGCGGCCGATCTCGCACTACGCGGCCGCGGCGCTGCAGGAGATGTACGAGTTCGGCATCCCGATGCTGTCGCACCTGCCGCTCGGCGTGGTGATGAACGAAGCGGCGGCGCACGGCGTCCCGGTGACGACCTACGCCCCGGAGACGTTGCAGGCGCTGTCGTTCCGCGAGATCGCGGGCACCCTCGACAGCTACCTGGCGCAGAACCAGGCCCCGGCCGTCGTCCCCGCCGACGAGGAGTTCGTCTTCGAGGACTTCATCTCCGAGGTCGCGGTGGCGCGCAACGTCAACGACAACGGCGTCCGCAAGGGCCTCTACGACCTGCTCCCGAAGAAGCCCAACCGGCCGCGCTCGTGA
- a CDS encoding PAC2 family protein produces MSEPVDETPRPPGDRPEPTRPLMVVAFEGWNDAGDAASRAVEHLQLNWDATPLAELEPDDYYDFQVSRPTVRMVDGVTRRVDWPTTTLSVCRPDGFDRDVVLVQGPEPNMRWRAFCAELLEHIKQLDVATVVTLGALLADTAHTRPVPVTGTAYDKDTASLYGLDLNNYQGPTGIVGILQDYCVQAGIPAVSIWAAVPHYVSHPPSPKATLALLHKLEDILDVEIPLGALPEQAEEWQRTVSEMADEDEEISEYVRSLEERGDAQTEVAEQDVSGDKIAAEFERYLRRRGRGGGQEGFGLR; encoded by the coding sequence GTGAGTGAGCCCGTCGACGAGACCCCGCGGCCGCCCGGCGACCGCCCCGAACCCACCCGGCCCTTGATGGTCGTCGCCTTCGAAGGCTGGAACGACGCAGGTGACGCGGCCAGCCGGGCGGTCGAGCACCTGCAGCTGAACTGGGACGCCACGCCCCTGGCCGAACTGGAGCCCGACGACTACTACGACTTCCAGGTCAGCCGCCCGACCGTCCGGATGGTGGACGGCGTCACTCGACGGGTGGACTGGCCGACGACGACGCTCTCCGTCTGCCGCCCGGACGGGTTCGACCGCGACGTGGTCCTCGTCCAGGGACCCGAGCCGAACATGCGCTGGCGCGCGTTCTGCGCGGAGCTGCTGGAGCACATCAAGCAGCTCGACGTCGCGACCGTCGTGACGCTCGGCGCGCTGCTCGCCGACACCGCGCACACCCGGCCGGTCCCGGTCACCGGGACGGCGTACGACAAGGACACGGCGTCGCTCTACGGCCTGGACCTGAACAACTACCAGGGCCCGACCGGCATCGTCGGGATCCTGCAGGACTACTGCGTGCAGGCGGGCATCCCGGCCGTGTCGATCTGGGCCGCGGTGCCGCACTACGTGTCGCACCCGCCGTCCCCGAAGGCGACGCTGGCGCTGCTGCACAAGCTGGAGGACATCCTCGACGTCGAGATCCCGCTCGGCGCGCTGCCGGAGCAGGCCGAGGAGTGGCAGCGCACGGTCAGCGAGATGGCCGACGAGGACGAAGAGATCAGCGAGTACGTCCGCAGCCTCGAAGAGCGCGGCGACGCGCAGACCGAGGTCGCGGAGCAGGACGTCAGCGGCGACAAGATCGCCGCCGAGTTCGAGCGCTACCTGCGCCGCCGCGGCCGAGGCGGCGGACAGGAAGGCTTCGGCCTGCGCTGA
- a CDS encoding AlkA N-terminal domain-containing protein yields the protein MHEDFERCVRAVQAKDARFDGWFYTAVLTTKIYCRPSCPVVPPKPRNMSFYPSAAAAQQAGFRACKRCRPDASPGSPLWNERADLVARAMRLIADGVVDTEGVRGLAARLGYSVRQVERQVFAELGAGPLALARAQRAQTARILIETTALPMTELALAAGFGSIRTFNDTVREVFALSPTELRQRAKGKPAAAGALVLRLPYRKPLYPDNLFGHLVATGVPGVEEWRDGAYRRTLRLPHGPGVVALRPEDGHIAARLTLADLRDLPAATSRCRRLLDLDADPVAVDDQLATDPLLAPLVAAAPGRRVPRTVDGAEFAVRAVLGQQVSTAAARTHAARLVVAHGEPVEDPEGGLTHLFPSPEALASLDPETLAMPRSRRRTLLALVEALTGGLDLGAGSDWDATRAALTALPGFGPWTVESIAMRALGDPDAFLPTDLGIKYAAAEVLGLGGQAAVVARSAAWRPWRAYATQHLWATGDHAINRMPAA from the coding sequence GTGCATGAAGACTTCGAACGGTGCGTGCGGGCCGTGCAGGCGAAGGACGCCCGCTTCGACGGGTGGTTCTACACGGCGGTTCTGACGACGAAGATCTACTGCCGGCCCAGCTGTCCCGTCGTGCCGCCCAAGCCGCGGAACATGAGCTTCTACCCGAGCGCGGCGGCCGCCCAGCAGGCCGGGTTCCGCGCCTGCAAGCGCTGCCGCCCCGACGCCAGCCCCGGCTCGCCGCTGTGGAACGAGCGCGCCGACCTGGTGGCGCGGGCGATGCGGCTGATCGCCGACGGCGTTGTGGACACCGAAGGCGTCCGCGGGCTGGCCGCCCGGCTCGGCTACAGCGTCCGGCAGGTCGAGCGCCAGGTGTTCGCCGAGCTCGGCGCCGGCCCGCTGGCGCTGGCGCGGGCCCAGCGCGCGCAGACCGCGCGGATCCTGATCGAGACGACCGCCCTGCCGATGACCGAGCTGGCGCTGGCCGCCGGGTTCGGCAGCATCCGGACGTTCAACGACACCGTGCGCGAGGTGTTCGCCCTCTCGCCGACCGAGCTGCGGCAGCGCGCCAAGGGCAAGCCCGCGGCCGCCGGCGCGCTCGTGCTGCGGCTGCCCTACCGGAAGCCGCTGTACCCGGACAACCTGTTCGGGCACCTCGTGGCGACCGGTGTGCCGGGGGTGGAGGAGTGGCGGGACGGCGCCTACCGCCGGACGCTGCGGCTGCCGCACGGCCCCGGTGTCGTCGCGCTGCGGCCCGAGGACGGCCACATCGCCGCCCGGCTGACCCTGGCCGACCTCCGCGACCTGCCTGCCGCGACGAGCCGCTGCCGCCGCCTGCTCGACCTGGACGCCGACCCGGTCGCCGTCGACGACCAGCTCGCCACCGACCCGCTGCTCGCGCCCCTGGTGGCGGCCGCACCGGGCCGCCGGGTCCCGCGCACGGTCGACGGCGCCGAGTTCGCCGTCCGGGCCGTGCTGGGCCAGCAGGTCTCGACGGCGGCGGCCCGCACCCACGCCGCCCGGCTCGTCGTCGCGCACGGCGAACCGGTCGAGGACCCCGAAGGCGGCCTGACCCACCTGTTCCCGTCGCCGGAGGCGCTGGCTTCGCTGGACCCGGAGACGCTGGCCATGCCCCGCAGCCGCCGTCGCACGCTGCTGGCGCTGGTCGAGGCGCTGACCGGCGGCCTCGACCTCGGCGCGGGCAGCGACTGGGACGCGACCCGGGCCGCGCTGACCGCGCTGCCGGGGTTCGGGCCGTGGACGGTCGAGAGCATCGCGATGCGGGCGCTCGGCGACCCGGACGCGTTCCTCCCCACCGACCTCGGCATCAAGTACGCGGCGGCTGAAGTGCTGGGCCTCGGCGGCCAGGCCGCCGTCGTCGCCCGGTCCGCGGCGTGGCGCCCCTGGCGGGCGTACGCCACCCAGCACCTGTGGGCCACCGGCGACCACGCGATCAACCGGATGCCCGCCGCCTAG
- the hisG gene encoding ATP phosphoribosyltransferase, translating into MLRVAVPNKGALAAAATEMLGEAGYRKRHEQRDLTVLDPVNEVEFFFLRPKDIAIYVGSGELDLGITGRDLALDSGAPVEEVQALGFGGSTFRYAAPAGKDWKPADLHGKRLATSYPRLVRDDLARHGVEAEVIRLDGAVEISIQLGVADAIADVVESGRSLRQNNLVAFGDPICVSEAVLLQRKGTGESKPKSQLAARLRGVVFAQQYLMLDYDCPRTLVERAIAITPGLESPTVAPLADDDWVAVRAMVSRKDVNRVMDELAEVGAKAILASDIRSCRL; encoded by the coding sequence ATGCTGCGTGTTGCCGTGCCGAACAAGGGAGCCCTCGCCGCCGCGGCGACGGAGATGCTCGGCGAGGCGGGCTACCGCAAGCGGCATGAGCAGCGCGACCTGACCGTGCTCGACCCGGTGAACGAGGTCGAGTTCTTCTTCCTGCGGCCCAAGGACATCGCCATCTACGTCGGCTCCGGCGAGCTCGACCTCGGCATCACCGGCCGGGACCTCGCGCTCGACTCCGGCGCGCCGGTCGAGGAGGTCCAGGCGCTCGGTTTCGGCGGCTCGACGTTCCGCTACGCCGCCCCGGCGGGCAAGGACTGGAAGCCGGCGGACCTGCACGGCAAGCGGCTCGCGACGTCGTACCCGCGGCTGGTCCGCGACGACCTCGCCCGCCACGGCGTCGAGGCCGAGGTGATCCGCCTCGACGGCGCGGTGGAGATCTCGATCCAGCTCGGCGTCGCCGACGCGATCGCGGACGTGGTCGAGTCCGGGCGTTCGCTGCGCCAGAACAACCTGGTGGCGTTCGGTGACCCGATCTGCGTCTCGGAAGCGGTGCTGCTGCAGCGCAAGGGGACGGGGGAGAGCAAGCCGAAGTCGCAGCTCGCGGCGCGGCTGCGCGGGGTCGTGTTCGCGCAGCAGTACCTGATGCTGGACTACGACTGCCCGCGCACGCTCGTCGAGCGGGCCATCGCCATCACGCCGGGCCTGGAGTCGCCGACGGTCGCCCCGCTGGCCGACGACGACTGGGTCGCCGTGCGCGCGATGGTGTCGCGCAAGGACGTCAACCGGGTCATGGACGAGCTGGCCGAGGTCGGCGCCAAGGCGATCCTGGCGTCCGACATCCGTTCCTGCCGCCTCTGA
- a CDS encoding methylated-DNA--[protein]-cysteine S-methyltransferase — protein sequence MRSHSIVDSPCGPLTLVAEGGALCGLYMVEQRHRPDELTFGTHDPGADIFARAETELKEYFAGQRERFELPLAFVGTPFQRSVWAQLREIPYGTTTSYGELADRLGNPGASRAVGLANGKNPIGIIVPCHRVVGSTGSLTGYGGGLERKRYLLDFERGALF from the coding sequence ATGCGTTCCCACTCGATCGTCGACAGTCCCTGCGGCCCGCTCACGCTGGTCGCCGAGGGGGGCGCGCTGTGCGGCCTGTACATGGTCGAGCAGCGCCACCGCCCGGACGAGCTGACGTTCGGCACGCACGACCCCGGCGCGGACATCTTCGCCCGCGCCGAAACCGAGCTGAAGGAGTACTTCGCCGGCCAGCGCGAGCGGTTCGAGCTGCCGCTGGCCTTCGTGGGCACGCCGTTCCAGCGGTCGGTCTGGGCGCAGCTGCGCGAGATCCCGTACGGCACCACCACCTCGTACGGCGAGCTGGCCGACCGGCTCGGCAACCCTGGCGCGTCCCGCGCGGTCGGGCTGGCGAACGGCAAGAACCCGATCGGCATCATCGTCCCGTGCCACCGGGTGGTCGGTTCGACCGGCTCGCTCACCGGCTACGGCGGCGGTCTGGAACGCAAGCGGTACCTGCTCGACTTCGAGCGCGGCGCGCTGTTCTGA
- a CDS encoding phosphotriesterase yields MTGEPKVRTLTGDIDPAELGVTDSHDHLFFASKLLPGEELDDTEAALEQLLTFRAAGGSAVVQWTPFGLGRRTRELAQFSKETGVHVVAATGLHRAAHYAPVLLHRVIDDLVRLFVADLVEGTGPADLPEDRRTRHRAGLIKVAGAFHAIDAHARTTLTAAAVAHEETGAPIAVHLEHGTAGLEIAELLCGTLGVPADRVILGHLNRHPEPRIQREIAGTGVFLAFDGPSLANRATDWRLADCLEALVGAGHGGQLLLGGDTTTATARREPGGLPYLLTTLAPRLTKLLGGDVVTAMLVANPARAFATSWRG; encoded by the coding sequence GTGACTGGGGAACCCAAGGTCCGCACCCTGACCGGCGACATCGATCCGGCCGAACTGGGCGTGACCGACTCGCACGACCACCTCTTCTTCGCCTCGAAACTGCTGCCCGGCGAAGAGCTCGACGACACGGAAGCGGCGCTGGAGCAGCTGCTGACGTTCCGGGCCGCGGGTGGCTCGGCCGTGGTGCAGTGGACGCCGTTCGGGCTCGGCCGACGGACCCGGGAGCTGGCCCAGTTCTCGAAGGAGACCGGGGTGCACGTGGTCGCCGCGACCGGGCTGCACCGGGCCGCGCACTACGCGCCGGTCCTGCTCCACCGGGTGATCGACGACCTGGTCCGGCTCTTCGTCGCCGACCTCGTCGAGGGCACCGGGCCCGCCGACCTGCCGGAAGACCGGCGGACGCGGCACCGCGCGGGGCTGATCAAGGTGGCCGGCGCGTTCCACGCGATCGACGCGCACGCCCGTACGACGCTGACCGCCGCCGCGGTCGCGCACGAAGAAACCGGGGCGCCGATAGCGGTGCACCTCGAACACGGCACCGCCGGGCTCGAGATCGCCGAGCTGCTGTGCGGCACCCTCGGCGTGCCTGCCGACCGGGTGATCCTCGGGCACCTCAACCGCCACCCGGAGCCCAGGATCCAGCGGGAGATCGCCGGAACCGGCGTCTTCCTGGCGTTCGACGGGCCGTCACTGGCGAACCGGGCCACCGACTGGCGGCTCGCGGACTGCCTCGAAGCCCTCGTCGGCGCCGGGCACGGCGGTCAGCTGCTGCTCGGCGGCGACACGACGACCGCCACCGCCCGGCGCGAACCCGGTGGCCTCCCGTACCTGCTCACGACGCTGGCGCCGCGGCTGACCAAGCTGCTCGGCGGCGACGTCGTCACGGCCATGCTGGTGGCGAACCCCGCCCGGGCGTTCGCCACCAGCTGGCGCGGGTGA
- a CDS encoding phosphoribosyl-ATP diphosphatase, whose translation MKTFDELFAELAERARSRPDGSGTVVALDAGVHAQGKKVLEEAGEVWIAAEHESDDRLAEEISQLLYRVQVLMLGRGLSTEDVYRYL comes from the coding sequence GTGAAGACCTTCGATGAGCTGTTCGCGGAGCTTGCCGAGCGCGCGCGTTCCCGTCCCGACGGGTCCGGCACCGTCGTCGCCCTCGATGCCGGGGTGCACGCCCAGGGCAAGAAGGTGCTCGAGGAAGCCGGCGAGGTGTGGATCGCCGCCGAGCACGAGTCCGACGACCGCCTCGCCGAGGAGATCTCCCAGCTGCTGTACCGGGTGCAGGTGCTGATGCTCGGCCGCGGTCTGTCGACCGAGGACGTCTACCGCTACCTGTGA
- a CDS encoding HAD family phosphatase, whose translation MLWDMDGTLVDSEKLWDVALYETAEALGGKLSEEQRMTLVGSNMDDTAQYLLEVVGRPVTPEAIAATGDQIRRRTAGLFDDALPWRPGAREALAAVKAAGLRSALVTSTERDLTELALNTIGRGFFDVTVCGDEVDGLNKPHPRPYLKAAELLGVDPARCVAVEDSPPGTASAVAAGCAVLVIPNDVPVEAGERRVFRDSLVGVDVPALAALLG comes from the coding sequence GTGTTGTGGGACATGGACGGCACTCTGGTCGATTCCGAGAAGCTGTGGGACGTCGCGCTCTACGAGACGGCGGAAGCACTGGGCGGCAAGCTCTCCGAGGAACAGCGGATGACGCTGGTCGGGTCCAACATGGACGACACCGCGCAGTACCTCCTGGAAGTGGTCGGCCGGCCCGTCACCCCCGAAGCGATCGCGGCCACCGGCGACCAGATCCGCCGCCGCACGGCCGGGCTCTTCGACGACGCGCTGCCGTGGCGCCCGGGCGCCCGCGAAGCACTGGCCGCGGTGAAGGCGGCGGGCCTGCGCTCGGCCCTGGTCACCTCGACCGAGCGCGACCTGACCGAGCTGGCGCTGAACACGATCGGCCGCGGCTTCTTCGACGTCACGGTGTGCGGCGACGAGGTCGACGGGCTCAACAAGCCGCACCCGCGCCCGTACCTCAAGGCGGCCGAACTGCTCGGCGTCGACCCGGCGCGGTGCGTCGCGGTCGAGGATTCCCCGCCGGGCACGGCGTCGGCGGTCGCCGCGGGCTGCGCGGTCCTGGTCATCCCCAACGACGTCCCGGTCGAGGCGGGGGAGCGGCGCGTGTTCCGCGACTCGCTGGTGGGTGTCGACGTCCCGGCGCTGGCGGCCCTGCTGGGCTGA